One segment of Metallosphaera cuprina Ar-4 DNA contains the following:
- the infB gene encoding translation initiation factor IF-2: MTQSNVRLRQPIVVVLGHVDHGKTTLLDKIRGTTVVKKEPGEMTQEVGASFVPTSVIEKVAMPLKNLIPIKLEIPGLLFIDTPGHELFSNLRKRGGSVADIAILVVDITEGFQKQTIESIEILKEKRVPFLVAANKIDRIPGWKSIENETFSKSFKLQTTSVQKTLDNYVYKLVMQLAELGFNAERFDRVRDFTKYVAIVPVSGKTGEGLSELLALLAGLTQQYLKSRLRIVEGPAKGVILEVKEEQGLGHTIDVIIYDGILKKNDTIALGGLNGVIVTKIRNILLPAPLQDMRISKYGYKSIDEISAAAGIKISGPGLEEALAGSSIYVVENEEKLPEVKKIIEEELSKIRFSKDSVGIVVKADSLGSLESLINGFERMGIPVRVADIGPITKRDVIEAELSSKEVEEFGIIAAFRVKPLPGLEISKVKLIYNDIIYQLLEETKKYIDEIRERKKRRSLDSLILPGKIKILPGYVFRRSDPAIVGVEVLGGIIKPKFPLIREDGQRVGEILGIQDNKKNLDKATKGMEVSMSIKGNVMIGRQIQEGDVLYTDVPQDDLDMLYKVHKDSITEDMIEVIRELIKIKRVENPLYGISIQ, translated from the coding sequence TTGACGCAGAGTAATGTAAGGCTTAGACAACCAATAGTTGTGGTTTTAGGCCACGTTGATCACGGTAAAACCACTCTCCTTGACAAAATTAGAGGTACCACAGTAGTAAAGAAGGAACCAGGAGAAATGACTCAGGAGGTAGGCGCTAGCTTCGTTCCTACAAGCGTAATTGAAAAAGTTGCAATGCCCTTAAAGAATCTAATTCCTATTAAACTTGAGATCCCTGGATTACTATTTATAGATACGCCTGGCCACGAGTTGTTTTCTAACCTCAGAAAGAGAGGCGGTAGCGTCGCTGACATTGCGATTCTAGTTGTTGATATAACAGAAGGTTTTCAGAAACAGACTATTGAATCGATAGAGATACTAAAAGAAAAAAGGGTTCCGTTTCTGGTAGCAGCTAACAAGATTGACCGAATACCAGGTTGGAAGTCAATTGAAAATGAGACCTTTTCTAAGTCATTCAAACTTCAGACGACTTCGGTCCAGAAAACGTTGGACAATTACGTATATAAGCTCGTAATGCAGCTAGCTGAATTAGGGTTTAATGCGGAGAGATTTGATCGAGTGAGAGACTTTACAAAGTATGTAGCTATTGTACCTGTCTCAGGTAAAACAGGTGAAGGACTTTCAGAATTGCTAGCTTTACTGGCTGGGCTAACACAACAGTATCTTAAATCAAGGCTGAGAATAGTAGAGGGACCTGCCAAAGGCGTCATATTGGAGGTAAAAGAAGAACAGGGTCTAGGTCACACAATAGACGTAATAATATATGATGGAATACTAAAGAAAAATGACACAATAGCCCTAGGAGGTCTAAACGGTGTAATCGTTACGAAGATAAGAAATATACTACTTCCAGCTCCGCTTCAAGACATGAGAATAAGCAAATATGGCTATAAGAGCATTGATGAGATCTCAGCAGCGGCTGGGATAAAGATATCGGGTCCGGGGCTTGAAGAAGCGCTTGCTGGCTCATCAATTTATGTAGTGGAGAATGAGGAAAAACTGCCCGAAGTGAAGAAGATAATAGAAGAAGAGTTGTCAAAGATTAGATTCTCAAAGGATTCTGTAGGAATTGTTGTCAAGGCTGACAGTCTAGGTTCTCTAGAGTCGTTAATCAACGGATTTGAAAGGATGGGGATTCCAGTAAGAGTGGCAGATATAGGCCCTATAACGAAGCGAGATGTCATTGAGGCAGAACTCTCTTCTAAAGAAGTTGAAGAATTTGGAATAATAGCTGCATTTAGAGTTAAACCTCTTCCTGGCCTAGAGATATCTAAAGTCAAGTTAATATATAATGATATAATCTATCAATTATTAGAAGAAACTAAAAAATATATTGACGAGATAAGGGAAAGAAAGAAAAGGAGAAGTTTGGACTCTCTCATCCTTCCTGGGAAAATTAAGATTCTCCCAGGATATGTATTCAGGAGAAGTGATCCAGCTATAGTTGGTGTGGAAGTTCTAGGTGGTATTATAAAACCTAAGTTCCCGCTAATTAGAGAAGATGGGCAAAGGGTAGGTGAGATATTGGGGATTCAAGATAATAAGAAAAACCTAGATAAGGCTACCAAAGGTATGGAAGTATCTATGTCAATTAAGGGAAACGTCATGATAGGAAGACAAATTCAGGAAGGGGATGTACTTTATACCGATGTTCCACAAGACGATCTAGATATGCTATACAAAGTTCATAAGGACAGCATCACGGAAGATATGATCGAGGTCATCAGAGAACTCATAAAAATAAAGAGGGTGGAAAATCCACTTTATGGTATATCTATCCAGTGA
- a CDS encoding NAD(P)-dependent malic enzyme: MVATNFEEMALEVAARYKGKIQMMPKVPVNSLNDFSVLYTPGVAAVSREINKNPDLSFHYTYRWNSIAIVTDGSRVLGLGDIGPEAAMPVMEGKALIFKFLGGVDAIPLPLGTKDADKIIETVKTIEPAFGGINLEDIESPKCFYVLEKLKDILQIPVWHDDQQGTAGATLAGLITALELSGKAQNNIKIVLFGTGAANIATARLLSKYGIPLKNMVLIDSAGVLYRGRLDEERMKTENPWKYELLKETNKEDAKTIEDAFKGADVLIAASKQGPGVIRKEWIRLMNTNPIVFALANPIPEIWPEEAKEAGAVIVATGRSDFPNQVNNSLIFPGVFRGSLDVRAKAITDEMVIEAARELASHVRERGIEPDYIIPKMTEWEIYPRVAAAVGTKAIHQNVARVSKSHSELFENAKLLIEKTRSHMKSIA, translated from the coding sequence ATGGTTGCAACTAACTTTGAGGAAATGGCTTTGGAAGTTGCAGCTAGGTATAAGGGAAAAATACAAATGATGCCCAAGGTTCCAGTCAATTCTTTAAACGATTTTTCAGTATTGTATACACCAGGAGTCGCTGCCGTTTCAAGGGAAATTAACAAAAACCCAGACCTCTCCTTTCACTACACTTATAGATGGAATTCCATAGCTATAGTGACAGACGGATCAAGGGTCCTAGGTCTAGGCGATATAGGACCTGAGGCAGCTATGCCCGTTATGGAGGGCAAGGCACTCATATTCAAGTTTTTAGGAGGAGTGGATGCAATACCACTTCCTTTGGGAACAAAGGATGCAGACAAGATAATTGAGACCGTTAAAACTATTGAACCGGCCTTTGGAGGAATAAACCTAGAAGATATAGAGTCTCCAAAATGCTTTTACGTTCTAGAGAAACTAAAAGATATATTACAGATTCCTGTTTGGCATGATGACCAGCAAGGTACTGCTGGGGCTACGCTTGCTGGACTTATCACAGCTCTTGAACTATCTGGTAAAGCTCAAAATAATATAAAAATTGTTTTATTTGGGACCGGTGCTGCTAATATAGCTACAGCCAGGCTGTTAAGTAAGTATGGAATTCCATTGAAAAACATGGTCCTAATAGACTCGGCAGGCGTATTGTATAGGGGTAGGTTGGACGAGGAGAGAATGAAGACCGAAAATCCTTGGAAATATGAGCTTCTAAAGGAAACGAACAAGGAGGATGCTAAGACTATAGAAGATGCGTTTAAAGGGGCAGACGTACTCATTGCAGCGTCTAAGCAGGGACCTGGGGTAATAAGGAAGGAATGGATCAGACTTATGAATACAAACCCTATAGTATTTGCCCTAGCTAATCCCATTCCAGAGATATGGCCAGAAGAGGCTAAAGAGGCTGGTGCGGTAATTGTCGCTACTGGAAGAAGTGATTTTCCAAATCAGGTTAACAACTCTCTGATATTTCCAGGTGTATTCAGAGGATCCCTAGATGTTAGGGCGAAGGCCATCACCGATGAGATGGTAATAGAGGCTGCAAGAGAATTAGCAAGTCATGTAAGGGAGAGAGGAATTGAACCTGATTATATTATTCCAAAGATGACCGAATGGGAAATATATCCGCGAGTAGCAGCTGCTGTTGGGACAAAAGCTATACATCAGAACGTAGCAAGAGTAAGTAAAAGTCATTCTGAGCTCTTCGAGAATGCCAAGTTATTAATTGAAAAGACTAGATCTCATATGAAGAGCATAGCTTAA
- a CDS encoding DNA-directed RNA polymerase subunit H gives MRSSSRKIDPREHTLVPKHEVLPIEEAYNVLKELGVGPEQLPWMKASDPMAKAINAKPGDIVKITRKSPVVGELVIYRYVVSG, from the coding sequence ATGCGTTCATCTTCTAGAAAGATAGACCCAAGGGAACACACTTTAGTTCCTAAACATGAGGTTTTGCCTATAGAGGAAGCTTATAATGTTCTTAAAGAGCTAGGCGTCGGTCCAGAACAGCTTCCATGGATGAAGGCATCAGATCCCATGGCCAAAGCCATTAACGCTAAGCCAGGAGATATAGTAAAAATAACTAGGAAAAGTCCAGTTGTTGGAGAGTTAGTTATCTACAGATACGTGGTGAGTGGATAA
- a CDS encoding DNA-directed RNA polymerase subunit B, which yields MLTIDDRWAIVEAYFKSRGLVRQHLDSFNDFIKNKLQEIIDEQAEITTEIPGLKIRLGKIRVGKPRVREADKGDKEITPMEARLRNLTYAAPVYLEMTPIENNIEGDLTEVYIGDIPIMLKSIADPTSEFTSEKLVEIGEDPKDPGGYFIVNGSERVIVTQEDLATNRVLTDVGKTGSNITHTAKIISSTSGYRVPITIEKLKDSTIHVSFPAVPGKIPFAILMRALGIETDEEITLAVSLDPDIQNELLPSIEQASSIISKDDALDFIGNRIAIGQKREMRIQKAEQVLDKYFLPHIGTNASDRTAKAYYLAFAVSKLIELYLGRREPDDKDHYANKRLKLAGDLFASLFRVAFKAFVKDLVFQLEKSKVRGRRLAVNALVRQDIISERIRHALATGNWVGGRTGVSQLLDRTNWLSMLSHLRRVVSSLARGQPNFEARDLHGTQWGRMCPFETPEGPNSGLVKNLALLGQISVGVNEKSVERLLYNLGVIPIEEVIKKYRSQEEKSEDYENWSKVILNGRLIGYYPNGSELAEKIREKRREGELSDEVNVNYTRTETYNEVYINSDSGRVRRPLIVVRHGKPLVTKEDIENLKKGKITFDTLIREGKIEFLDAEEEENAYIALEPKDVTKDHTHLEIWTPAILGITASIIPYPEHNQSPRNTYQSAMAKQALGLYAANYQIRTDTRAHLLHYPQKPIVQTRALEAIGYTERPAGNNAIFALMSYTGYNMEDAVIMNKSSIERGMFRSTFFRLYSAEEIKYPGGQEDEILLPEPGVRGYKGKDYYRLLESNGIVSPEVDVKGGDVLIGKVSPPRFLQEFKELSPDQAKRDTSIITRHGERGTVDLVLVTETSEGNKLVKVRVRDLRIPEIGDKFATRHGQKGVVGMIIPQVDMPYTTSGLTPDIILNPHALPSRMTVGQIMEALSGKFVAATGESIDATPFYNIPIEEIQKKLLNSGYLGDGSEVVYDGRTGEKLKGRILFGIVYYQKLHHMVADKMHGRGRGPVQILTRQPTEGRAREGGLRFGEMERDCLIGYGAAMLIKDRLLDNSDKATVYVCEQCGYVGWYDRSKNKYICPIHGDKSTLYPVAVSYAFKLLLQELMSMVIAPKLVLGERVSVGGNSNE from the coding sequence ATGTTAACTATTGATGACAGATGGGCAATTGTAGAGGCATATTTTAAATCTAGAGGCCTAGTTAGACAGCACTTAGACTCTTTTAATGATTTTATAAAAAATAAACTGCAAGAGATTATAGATGAGCAAGCCGAAATTACGACGGAAATACCAGGTCTTAAGATCAGACTTGGAAAAATAAGGGTGGGTAAACCTAGGGTCAGAGAGGCGGATAAGGGAGATAAGGAAATAACGCCTATGGAGGCTAGACTTAGAAATCTAACTTACGCTGCACCTGTCTATTTAGAGATGACTCCAATTGAGAACAATATTGAGGGAGATCTTACTGAGGTTTACATAGGCGATATACCCATAATGTTAAAATCTATAGCCGATCCTACGTCAGAGTTCACCAGCGAAAAGTTAGTGGAGATTGGTGAGGATCCAAAGGATCCAGGTGGATACTTTATTGTCAACGGAAGCGAAAGAGTAATCGTGACCCAAGAGGACCTAGCTACGAACAGAGTTCTTACGGATGTAGGTAAAACAGGATCCAATATTACTCATACGGCTAAGATTATCTCAAGTACATCAGGCTATAGAGTACCTATAACTATAGAGAAATTAAAAGATTCTACAATACACGTATCGTTCCCAGCTGTACCGGGGAAAATACCTTTTGCGATCTTAATGAGGGCTTTGGGAATTGAGACCGATGAGGAGATAACGTTAGCTGTTTCATTGGATCCAGACATACAAAACGAGCTTCTTCCTTCGATAGAGCAAGCCAGTTCTATAATATCCAAGGATGATGCTCTAGATTTTATAGGCAATAGGATTGCTATAGGCCAAAAAAGAGAGATGAGGATTCAAAAGGCCGAGCAGGTTCTCGATAAATATTTCTTACCCCACATAGGTACAAACGCATCGGACAGAACTGCAAAGGCATACTATTTAGCTTTTGCAGTATCAAAGCTGATTGAGTTATATCTAGGAAGAAGAGAGCCAGACGATAAAGATCATTACGCAAACAAAAGGTTAAAGCTGGCAGGAGATTTGTTCGCTAGCCTCTTTAGAGTGGCTTTTAAGGCCTTTGTAAAGGATCTAGTTTTCCAGCTTGAAAAGTCTAAGGTGAGAGGAAGAAGATTAGCCGTTAACGCTCTAGTTAGGCAAGATATAATTTCGGAGAGGATAAGACATGCATTAGCTACTGGAAATTGGGTGGGAGGAAGAACAGGAGTAAGCCAGTTACTAGATCGTACTAACTGGTTATCAATGTTAAGTCATTTGAGAAGAGTGGTTTCTTCTTTAGCCAGGGGTCAGCCTAACTTTGAGGCTAGAGATCTCCACGGCACTCAATGGGGGAGAATGTGTCCATTCGAAACTCCTGAAGGTCCAAATAGCGGTTTAGTCAAAAACTTAGCCTTGTTAGGGCAGATTTCGGTTGGAGTAAATGAGAAAAGTGTAGAAAGGCTACTTTACAACCTAGGAGTTATTCCTATAGAAGAAGTAATCAAGAAGTACAGATCTCAAGAGGAGAAGAGTGAAGACTATGAAAATTGGAGTAAGGTCATATTAAACGGAAGGCTGATTGGATATTATCCCAATGGAAGTGAACTGGCTGAGAAAATTAGGGAAAAGAGGAGAGAGGGAGAGCTAAGCGACGAAGTTAATGTGAATTATACAAGGACAGAAACTTACAACGAGGTTTATATAAACTCGGATAGCGGAAGGGTAAGAAGACCTCTTATAGTAGTAAGACATGGGAAGCCACTGGTGACGAAAGAGGACATAGAGAACCTAAAGAAGGGGAAGATAACTTTCGATACATTAATTAGAGAGGGAAAAATAGAATTTTTAGATGCTGAAGAAGAGGAAAACGCTTATATTGCCTTAGAGCCTAAGGACGTAACAAAAGATCACACCCATTTGGAGATATGGACTCCTGCCATATTGGGAATAACAGCGTCCATTATACCATATCCAGAGCATAATCAGTCTCCGAGGAACACGTATCAGTCCGCGATGGCCAAACAAGCTCTAGGATTATATGCGGCTAATTACCAGATAAGAACAGACACCAGGGCACACTTACTCCACTATCCTCAAAAGCCAATAGTTCAGACCAGGGCATTAGAGGCCATAGGATACACAGAGAGGCCTGCAGGCAATAACGCCATATTTGCTCTTATGTCCTACACAGGTTATAACATGGAAGATGCTGTAATCATGAATAAATCCTCCATAGAGAGAGGAATGTTTAGATCTACATTCTTCAGGTTATATTCAGCTGAAGAAATAAAGTATCCTGGTGGTCAAGAAGACGAGATACTTTTACCTGAACCAGGAGTTAGAGGTTATAAAGGTAAAGATTACTATAGATTACTCGAGTCAAATGGAATTGTATCTCCTGAGGTGGACGTAAAGGGCGGAGATGTGTTAATCGGTAAAGTTAGTCCACCTAGATTCCTTCAAGAGTTTAAGGAATTATCTCCTGATCAGGCAAAGAGAGACACATCTATCATAACGAGGCATGGAGAACGAGGGACCGTAGATCTTGTCTTAGTCACAGAGACCTCGGAAGGTAATAAATTGGTCAAGGTGAGAGTCAGAGACCTAAGGATACCAGAAATAGGGGATAAGTTTGCTACTAGACACGGTCAGAAAGGAGTAGTTGGAATGATTATTCCCCAAGTTGATATGCCTTATACAACTTCTGGGCTAACGCCTGATATAATTCTGAATCCACATGCCCTTCCTTCTAGGATGACAGTTGGACAGATTATGGAAGCGCTATCGGGGAAATTTGTAGCCGCTACAGGTGAATCGATTGATGCAACGCCTTTCTATAACATTCCTATAGAGGAGATACAGAAGAAGTTATTGAACTCAGGCTATTTAGGGGACGGTTCTGAGGTCGTTTATGACGGAAGGACGGGGGAGAAGTTAAAGGGTAGAATACTTTTCGGGATAGTATATTATCAGAAACTTCATCATATGGTAGCTGATAAAATGCACGGACGTGGAAGAGGTCCAGTTCAGATCCTTACGAGGCAGCCTACTGAAGGAAGGGCAAGGGAAGGCGGTCTTAGGTTCGGTGAGATGGAAAGAGACTGTCTTATAGGTTACGGAGCGGCTATGCTAATCAAGGACAGACTATTAGATAACTCAGATAAGGCTACCGTTTACGTGTGCGAACAATGTGGTTACGTTGGATGGTACGATAGGTCAAAGAACAAGTACATATGCCCAATTCATGGAGACAAGTCTACTCTTTATCCAGTAGCAGTCTCTTATGCCTTTAAGTTATTACTTCAAGAGCTGATGAGTATGGTTATTGCACCCAAGCTAGTTTTGGGAGAGAGAGTCTCTGTAGGAGGTAATTCAAATGAGTGA